A genome region from Solanum pennellii chromosome 12, SPENNV200 includes the following:
- the LOC107006349 gene encoding serine/threonine-protein kinase STY13-like, which produces MQEVSIWCNLQHSNIAEFIGAIKKTNVSKIKIKCKKCANVLSTNGYCCIVVEYVGGGTLQSYLSKHTILKKKLPLDTTIQVALDVAKGLNYIHSNKIVHRDVKTKNLLVDKNGRVKIIDFGISSKFYSPMMVGTSGTMGYMAPEVLSGSSYDHKCDVYSFAICLWEMYACLLPYPQHISHSKISHQIYKYRRPEIPKSCPTALSDIMKKCWDVNPQNRPEMKEVVQMLLAIKTRRQQQQL; this is translated from the exons ATGCAAGAAGTTTCTATTTGGTGCAATCTTCAACACTCCAATATTGCTGAG TTCATTGGAGCTATAAAGAAGACGAATgtgtcaaaaattaaaataaaatgtaaaaaatgtgCAAATGTACTAAGTACAAATGGATATTGTTGCATAGTTGTGGAATATGTTGGTGGAGGTACTCTTCAATCCTATCTTTCCAAACATACaatattgaagaagaaattgcCTTTGGATACAACTATACAAGTTGCATTGGATGTTGCTAAAGGGTTGAATTACATTCATTCCAACAAGATTGTTCATAGAGATGTGAAGACTAAAAATTTACTTGTTGACAAAAATGGAAGAGTGAAGATAATTGATTTCGGAATCTCTAGTAAGTTTTATTCTCCTATGATGGTTGGAACAAGTGGAACTATGGGTTATATGGCTCCTGAGGTTTTGAGCGGTTCGTCATATGATCATAAATGTGATGTCTACAGCTTTGCAATTTGCTTGTGGGAAATGTATGCTTGTTTACTTCCATACCCTCAACACATTTCTCATAGTAAAATCTCACATCAAATTTACAAG TATCGAAGGCCTGAGATACCAAAAAGTTGTCCAACAGCATTGTCAGATATAATGAAGAAATGTTGGGATGTAAACCCACAAAATAGGCCAGAGATGAAGGAAGTGGTGCAGATGTTATTAGCCATTAAGACAAgaagacaacaacaacaattataa